GAACGCGCTGCGGCTGCGCTCGCGTGCCAGCCACCTGGCCCGGGGCGTGCTGCACGAGCGTGACTTCCTGGAGATCGAGACGCCGACGCTGACCCGCTCGACGCCCGAGGGCGCCCGTGACTTCCTGGTCCCGGTGCGACTTCAGCCCGGCAGCTGGTACGCGCTGCCCCAGTCGCCGCAGCTGTTCAAGCAGCTGCTGATGGTCGGCGGTATGGAGCGGTACTACCAGATCGCCCGCTGCTACCGCGACGAGGACTTCCGCGCCGACCGGCAGCCCGAGTTCACCCAGCTCGACATCGAGATGTCGTTCGTCACCGAGGACGACGTGATCGACCTCGGCGAGGCGATCGTGTCGGCGCTCTGGAAGGACCTGGCCGGGCACGAGATCAGCCAGCCGATCCCGCGGATCACCTGGCACGACGCGATGGCCCGGTACGGCTCCGACAAGCCGGACCTGCGCTACGGGGTCGAGCTGACCGAGCTGACCGACTACCTGCGTGGCACCGAGTTCCGGGTCTTCGCCGGGGCGATCGACGCGGGCGGCTACGTCGGCGCGGTCGTGATGCCGGGTGGTGCGGCGCAGAGCCGCAAGGAGCTGGACGGCTGGCAGGACTGGGCCAAGGCGCGCGGCGCGCGCGGCCTGGCGTACGTGGTGCTGGACGCCGAGACCGGCGAGGCGCGTGGCCCGGTGGCGAAGAACCTCTCCGCCGAGCACCTGGGCGGGCTCGCCGACACGGTCGGCGCCAAGCCGGGCGACGCGATCTTCTTCGCCGCCAGCGCCACCACCCGGGAGGCGCAGGAGCTGCTGGGCGCGGCCCGCGTCGAGATCGCCAAGCGGACCGGGTTGATCGACGAGAGCGCCTGGGCGTTCTGCTGGGTGGTCGACGCGCCGATGTTCGAGCGCACGGACGAGGGCGGCTGGACGGCCGTGCACCACCCGTTCACGTCGCCGAACTCGGAGTGGGTCGACCGGTTCGAGGAGGCTCCGGACCGCGCGCTCGCCTACGCGTACGACATCGTCTGCAACGGCAACGAGATCGGCGGCGGGTCGATCCGTATCCACCGTGGTGACGTGCAGAAGCGGGTCTTCGACCTGCTCGGCATCACCCCCGAGGAGGCGCAGGACAAGTTCGGCTTCCTGCTGGAGGCGTTCAAGTACGGCGCGCCGCCGCACGGCGGCATCGCCTTCGGCTGGGACCGGGTGTGCATGCTGCTCGCCGGCGCCGACTCGATCCGCGAGGTCATCGCCTTCCCGAAGACCCGGGGTGGCTTCGACCCGCTGACCAGCGCTCCCACCCCGATCACCGCCCAGCAGCGCGCCGAGGCCGGCATCGACGCCAAGCCCAAGCCGCCCGCAACGGCCCACACGGGAACGGCCGGCCCCGCAGCCCCGGTAGCCGACCCGGTCTGACCCCCGCTCCTGCTTGGTTGATCAAGAGGTTTGCGTCATCATCGCCCCGCGAGATGACGCAAACCTCTTGATCGTCGGTGGGGGAGTGGGCTGGGATGCGGGTGCTTGTTGTCGGGGGTAGTGGGTTACTCGGGCGTGCCGTTTGTCGGCGGGGGGTTCGCGCCGGGTGGTCGGTGGTGGGGACGTTCCACTCCGGTGAGATCGCCGTGCCGGGCGTTAAGGAGCGTCGGCTGGACGTGACCGACCGGGCCGCCGTGCGCGCGTTGGTCGCCGAGGTGCGGCCGGACGCCGTGGTCGGGACCCCCTATCGGTACGGGGACTGGGCGGTCACCGCCGACGGTGCCGCGAACGTGGCGGTCGCCGCCGCCGAGGCGGGCGCCCGACTGGTGCACGTGTCCAGTGACGCGCTGCACGCCGGCCGACCCACGCCGTACGCCGACGACGACCCGCCCACGCCGGTGCACGCGTACGGCGCCGCGAAGGCCGCCGCCGAGACCGCCGTACGGGCGATCGACCCCGGCGCGGCCCTGGTGCGTACCTCGCTGATCCTGGGGGAGGGCAGCAAGCAGATCCAGCTCTGCCGGGAGGCGCTCGCCGGCCGGGCCGTCCTGTTCAGCGACGAGCTGCGCTGCCCGATCGACGTCACCGACCTCGCGGACGCCGTACTGGAACTGGTCGCCTCGACGTACGCCGGTGTGCTCAACGTGGCCGGCCCGGACGCGGTCAGCCGGGCCGAGCTGGGTCTGCTGGTCGCCGAGCGGTTCGGCCTCGACCCGGCCGGACTCAAGACCACCACCGGGGCCGCCGTCGGCCTGTCCCGCCCCCTGGACGTACGCCTCGACTCCGCTCGCGCCGTCGGCCTGCTGCGCACGCGACTGCGCGGGGTACGCGAACTCCTGGCACCCTGATCGCCATTGCACACTTCCTATGCACAACTCTTGTGCATAGGAAGTGTGCAGAGATAGTGTGCAGTCATGGAGAACCCCCCACCCGACGGCCGCACCGAGCCACGGCGCGTCGATCTGGACGGCCGGCAGGTTCGCGTGCTGGCCCACCCACTGCGGATGCGGCTGCTCGGCTCGCTGCGCATCGACGGCCCGGCGACCGCGACGGCCCTCGCCGAGAAGTTGGGCACCAACACCGGCGCGACCAGCTACCACCTGCGGCAACTCGCCGAGGTGGGGCTCGTGGCCGAGGATCCCGACCGGGGCACCAGTCGGCAGCGCTGGTGGCAGGCCGCGCACGACATGAGTCACTTCGACCCCACCGACTTCGACGAAGACCCGGACACCCGCGCCGCCGTGCAGTGGATCCAAGCCGACCAGGTGCGGCTCATGGGTGAGCTGGCCGAGCGCTGGATGGCCGTCGAGCACCACCAGTCTCCGGCCTGGCGCGACGCCGCCGGGATGAGTGACCTGGTGCTGCCGCTCGACCCGGCCCGACTACGTGCTCTCAGCGACGACCTCTGGGCGGTGCTGATGCGTTACCGCGACGAAGCCGCGACCGATGCCCCGGACGTCAAACCCGTGCACGTGTTCCTGGCCGGTTTCCCTCGTCTGGACGAGCGCTGGTGAGCGCGAGGAGTGAGCCGGGTGTGCGAGCCCCGCAGACGCGAACGGAGGTGTCGTCGTGAGCGCGCTGACCGTACGCCAGGTCCGGAATCGTTACCTCACGCTCTACGGCCTGCGCTGGCTGCCGACGGGTCTGATGATCCCGGTCATGATCCTGCTGATGCAGGAGCGTGGCCTGTCGCTGCCGCAGATCGGCCTGGTCGGCACCGCGCAGGGCCTGCTGGTGCTGGCGCTGGAGTTGCCCACCGGCGGGCTCGCCGACGCACTCGGCCGCCGGCCGGTGCTGCTCGCCGCCGGAGCGATCAACCTCGCCTCGTTGGCGCTGTTCGCGGTGGCCGACTCGTTCGTGCTGTTCTTCGTGGTCTGGGCCCTGCAGGGGGTCTACCGGGCGTTGGACAGCGGCCCGCTGGAGTCCTGGTACGTCGACGCCACCCTGGCCGCCGACCCGGAGGCCGAGTACGAGCGCGGCCTCGGGTA
This portion of the Micromonospora zamorensis genome encodes:
- a CDS encoding winged helix-turn-helix domain-containing protein, which translates into the protein MENPPPDGRTEPRRVDLDGRQVRVLAHPLRMRLLGSLRIDGPATATALAEKLGTNTGATSYHLRQLAEVGLVAEDPDRGTSRQRWWQAAHDMSHFDPTDFDEDPDTRAAVQWIQADQVRLMGELAERWMAVEHHQSPAWRDAAGMSDLVLPLDPARLRALSDDLWAVLMRYRDEAATDAPDVKPVHVFLAGFPRLDERW
- a CDS encoding sugar nucleotide-binding protein produces the protein MRVLVVGGSGLLGRAVCRRGVRAGWSVVGTFHSGEIAVPGVKERRLDVTDRAAVRALVAEVRPDAVVGTPYRYGDWAVTADGAANVAVAAAEAGARLVHVSSDALHAGRPTPYADDDPPTPVHAYGAAKAAAETAVRAIDPGAALVRTSLILGEGSKQIQLCREALAGRAVLFSDELRCPIDVTDLADAVLELVASTYAGVLNVAGPDAVSRAELGLLVAERFGLDPAGLKTTTGAAVGLSRPLDVRLDSARAVGLLRTRLRGVRELLAP
- the aspS gene encoding aspartate--tRNA ligase, whose product is MIRTHNAGSLRAADAGSTVTLAGWVARRRDHGGVIFVDLRDGSGVVQVVFREEDAHALRNEFCVKVVGEVTRRPAGNENPELPTGEVEVTVADLEVLSEAAPLPLPVDDQIEAGDDIRLRYRYLDLRRSGPANALRLRSRASHLARGVLHERDFLEIETPTLTRSTPEGARDFLVPVRLQPGSWYALPQSPQLFKQLLMVGGMERYYQIARCYRDEDFRADRQPEFTQLDIEMSFVTEDDVIDLGEAIVSALWKDLAGHEISQPIPRITWHDAMARYGSDKPDLRYGVELTELTDYLRGTEFRVFAGAIDAGGYVGAVVMPGGAAQSRKELDGWQDWAKARGARGLAYVVLDAETGEARGPVAKNLSAEHLGGLADTVGAKPGDAIFFAASATTREAQELLGAARVEIAKRTGLIDESAWAFCWVVDAPMFERTDEGGWTAVHHPFTSPNSEWVDRFEEAPDRALAYAYDIVCNGNEIGGGSIRIHRGDVQKRVFDLLGITPEEAQDKFGFLLEAFKYGAPPHGGIAFGWDRVCMLLAGADSIREVIAFPKTRGGFDPLTSAPTPITAQQRAEAGIDAKPKPPATAHTGTAGPAAPVADPV